Proteins from a single region of Apium graveolens cultivar Ventura chromosome 7, ASM990537v1, whole genome shotgun sequence:
- the LOC141673573 gene encoding F-box/kelch-repeat protein At3g23880-like: protein MAIQNSTTSFDDIPEETASNILLRLPVKALIRSTSVNKKWYSLITNPLFISAQVKNATSHCDDNAALIIPPYLSQDKYCSLISAGTSKLIKKYEVPFTTKSDTLKLVGSVNGLMLLTDSTMRYNSRDLYLWNPLTKTHRTLVSTCFKNVLSNPYTSYGVVGLGFNSSANDFRIVRIVYAADKNVNFFGEVAPRVEVYSLRKHTWKKIKDAVVPGLASNEGTYVNGSFYWKDIANSQEENDLWIMSFDFENEVFGELKVPRNVSNCMGATAKLWLMGFEGSLALCVFDAHQINGVASFPYHLWLMRQENDLISWTSRFSAARKEGGGWPLNITKAGTLILEVCPLWGRLDVKSIVSFNPMNMHLKDLGFSKHGAVETSILGPDSEFTVDTSFTESLVMYEGGKALVKFAK, encoded by the coding sequence ATGGCGATCCAGAATAGTACGACATCGTTTGATGATATTCCTGAAGAAACTGCTTCCAACATCCTCTTAAGACTCCCAGTCAAAGCTCTAATCCGGTCAACATCAGTCAACAAGAAATGGTACTCTCTAATCACTAACCCTCTTTTCATTTCTGCGCAAGTCAAGAATGCTACCTCACATTGTGATGATAATGCTGCGTTGATAATCCCTCCCTACCTTTCTCAAGACAAATATTGTTCACTAATTTCAGCTGGAACTTCGAAACTTATTAAAAAATACGAGGTTCCCTTTACTACTAAGAGTGATACCTTGAAACTAGTTGGTTCCGTAAATGGGCTAATGTTATTAACTGATTCGACTATGCGTTATAATTCCCGAGATTTGTATCTGTGGAACCCTTTAACTAAAACTCACAGAACCCTTGTTTCCACTTGTTTTAAGAATGTTCTTTCTAATCCCTATACAAGTTATGGTGTTGTCGGGTTGGGTTTTAATAGTAGTGCCAATGATTTTAGAATCGTTAGGATTGTTTATGCGGCAGACAAGAATGTAAACTTCTTTGGAGAAGTAGCTCCAAGGGTTGAGGTTTATAGTTTGAGGAAACACACGTGGAAGAAGATAAAAGACGCTGTAGTTCCTGGACTTGCTTCGAATGAGGGGACTTATGTTAATGGTAGTTTTTATTGGAAAGATATAGCCAACAGTCAGGAGGAAAACGATCTATGGATAATGTCATTTGACTTTGAAAATGAGGTTTTTGGGGAACTCAAAGTGCCAAGAAATGTTTCCAATTGTATGGGAGCAACTGCTAAACTTTGGCTAATGGGGTTTGAGGGTTCACTTGCTCTTTGTGTTTTTGATGCACATCAAATTAATGGTGTTGCCAGCTTCCCTTATCACCTATGGTTGATGAGGCAGGAAAATGATTTAATATCTTGGACTTCACGTTTTAGTGCTGCTCGTAAGGAAGGGGGTGGGTGGCCATTGAATATTACAAAGGCTGGAACACTTATATTAGAGGTTTGTCCCTTGTGGGGACGTTTAGATGTTAAAAGCATAGTTTCATTTAATCCCATGAACATGCATCTCAAAGATCTCGGATTTAGCAAGCACGGGGCCGTAGAGACGTCCATACTCGGTCCTGACTCTGAATTTACCGTAGACACTTCCTTCACAGAGAGTTTGGTTATGTACGAGGGAGGAAAGGCACTTGTGAAATTTGCAAAGTGA